In a single window of the Arachis hypogaea cultivar Tifrunner chromosome 6, arahy.Tifrunner.gnm2.J5K5, whole genome shotgun sequence genome:
- the LOC112697275 gene encoding glycerol-3-phosphate dehydrogenase [NAD(+)] isoform X1: MKNKVTVVGSGNWGSVAAKLIASNTVRLSSFDDEVRMWVFEEKLPSGEKLTDVINRTNENVKYLPGIKLGKNVVADPDVESAVKGANMLVFVSPHQFMEGICKKLVGKIGKDTEGISLVKGMEVKKEGPCMISTLISKTLGINCSVLMGANIANEIALEKFSEATVGYSKNKEAAEKWVQLFGTPYFIVSAVQDVEGVEMCGTLKNIVAIAAGFVDGMEMGNNTKAAIMRIGLKEMIKFSKMLFPSVKDSTFFESCGVADLITTCLGGRNRKVADAYAKNQGKRSFDQLEAELLNGQKLQGVLTAKEVYEVLSDRGWVEQFPLFSTVHAISIGRLPPSAIVELGDSRSANKQVGNSTL, encoded by the exons atgaagaacaaagtgacAGTTGTTGGAAGTGGCAATTGGGGCAGTGTTGCGGCAAAGCTCATTGCTTCTAACACCGTTCGACTCAGCTCCTTCGATG ATGAGGTAAGAATGTGGGTGTTCGAAGAGAAATTGCCAAGTGGGGAGAAGCTTACGGATGTAATCAATAGAACCAAT GAAAATGTCAAATATCTCCCTGGAATCAAGCTTGGAAAAAATGTAGTTGCAGACCCTGACGTTGAAAGTGCAG TAAAGGGTGCGAATATGTTGGTATTCGTAAGTCCACATCAATTCATGGAAGGAATATGCAAAAAACTTGTTGGGAAAATAGGGAAAGACACAGAAGGTATTTCCCTTGTGAAAGGAATGGAGGTGAAGAAGGAAGGCCCATGCATGATTTCCACCCTCATTTCCAAAACATTAGGAATCAATTGTTCTGTTTTGATGGGGGCTAACATAGCAAACGAG ATAGCCTTGGAGAAATTTAGTGAAGCAACGGTTGGATACAGCAAAAATAAAGAAGCTGCTGAGAAATGGGTTCAGTTGTTTGGAACTCCCTATTTCATCGTGTCAGCC GTCCAAGATGTGGAAGGTGTCGAAATGTGTGGAACTCTGAAAAATATTGTGGCCATAGCCGCAG GTTTTGTTGATGGCATGGAGATGGGAAACAACACTAAA GCTGCAATCATGCGAATTGGTCTGAAAGAGATGATAAAGTTTTCAAAGATGTTGTTTCCATCGGTTAAGGATAGCACATTTTTTGAAAGTTGTGGTGTAGCTGACCTTATAACCACATGCT TGGGTGGAAGAAACAGGAAAGTTGCTGATGCTTATGCAAAAAATCAAGGGAAGCG GTCTTTTGATCAGCTTGAGGCAGAGTTGCTTAATGGCCAGAAATTGCAG GGTGTATTAACTGCAAAAGAGGTTTATGAGGTTCTAAGTGATCGAGGATGGGTAGAGCAGTTTCCACTCTTCTCAACAGTTCATGCAATCAGCATTGGTCGCCTTCCACCTTCCGCCATAGTCGAACTTGGCGACTCCAG GTCGGCAAATAAACAGGTTGGTAACAGTACTCtttga
- the LOC112697275 gene encoding glycerol-3-phosphate dehydrogenase [NAD(+)] isoform X2 — translation MKNKVTVVGSGNWGSVAAKLIASNTVRLSSFDDEVRMWVFEEKLPSGEKLTDVINRTNENVKYLPGIKLGKNVVADPDVESAVKGANMLVFVSPHQFMEGICKKLVGKIGKDTEGISLVKGMEVKKEGPCMISTLISKTLGINCSVLMGANIANEIALEKFSEATVGYSKNKEAAEKWVQLFGTPYFIVSAVQDVEGVEMCGTLKNIVAIAAGFVDGMEMGNNTKAAIMRIGLKEMIKFSKMLFPSVKDSTFFESCGVADLITTCLGGRNRKVADAYAKNQGKRSFDQLEAELLNGQKLQGVLTAKEVYEVLSDRGWVEQFPLFSTVHAISIGRLPPSAIVELGDSRSANKQCK, via the exons atgaagaacaaagtgacAGTTGTTGGAAGTGGCAATTGGGGCAGTGTTGCGGCAAAGCTCATTGCTTCTAACACCGTTCGACTCAGCTCCTTCGATG ATGAGGTAAGAATGTGGGTGTTCGAAGAGAAATTGCCAAGTGGGGAGAAGCTTACGGATGTAATCAATAGAACCAAT GAAAATGTCAAATATCTCCCTGGAATCAAGCTTGGAAAAAATGTAGTTGCAGACCCTGACGTTGAAAGTGCAG TAAAGGGTGCGAATATGTTGGTATTCGTAAGTCCACATCAATTCATGGAAGGAATATGCAAAAAACTTGTTGGGAAAATAGGGAAAGACACAGAAGGTATTTCCCTTGTGAAAGGAATGGAGGTGAAGAAGGAAGGCCCATGCATGATTTCCACCCTCATTTCCAAAACATTAGGAATCAATTGTTCTGTTTTGATGGGGGCTAACATAGCAAACGAG ATAGCCTTGGAGAAATTTAGTGAAGCAACGGTTGGATACAGCAAAAATAAAGAAGCTGCTGAGAAATGGGTTCAGTTGTTTGGAACTCCCTATTTCATCGTGTCAGCC GTCCAAGATGTGGAAGGTGTCGAAATGTGTGGAACTCTGAAAAATATTGTGGCCATAGCCGCAG GTTTTGTTGATGGCATGGAGATGGGAAACAACACTAAA GCTGCAATCATGCGAATTGGTCTGAAAGAGATGATAAAGTTTTCAAAGATGTTGTTTCCATCGGTTAAGGATAGCACATTTTTTGAAAGTTGTGGTGTAGCTGACCTTATAACCACATGCT TGGGTGGAAGAAACAGGAAAGTTGCTGATGCTTATGCAAAAAATCAAGGGAAGCG GTCTTTTGATCAGCTTGAGGCAGAGTTGCTTAATGGCCAGAAATTGCAG GGTGTATTAACTGCAAAAGAGGTTTATGAGGTTCTAAGTGATCGAGGATGGGTAGAGCAGTTTCCACTCTTCTCAACAGTTCATGCAATCAGCATTGGTCGCCTTCCACCTTCCGCCATAGTCGAACTTGGCGACTCCAG GTCGGCAAATAAACAG TGCAAGTAA
- the LOC112697274 gene encoding uncharacterized protein isoform X1 — MGGVTSSMAAKFAFFPPSPPSYKLVRDEMTGLLLLTPFPHRENVEVLKLPTRRGTEIVAVYIRHPMATSTVLYSHGNAADLGQMYELFIELSIHLRVNLMGYDYSGYGQSSGKPSEQNTYSDIEAAYKCLQESYGTKQEDIILYGQSVGSGPSLDLAARLPQLRAVVLHSPILSGLRVMYPVKHTYWFDIYKNIDKIPLVNCPVLIIHGTADEVVDCSHGKQLWELCKEKYEPLWLNGGNHCDLELFPEYIKHLKKFITTVEKSTSQRFSFRSTTDKFEQPRKSTDIFEVTRKSTDCREKPRKSTDRPEKLKNLSSNADMLEKLRMSFDRKDRSRRSVDCHEKSRKSIEHQLEKARKSVDRLDRIRTG, encoded by the exons ATGGGGGGAGTGACGTCATCAATGGCGGCGAAGTTCGCGTTCTTCCCGCCAAGTCCGCCGTCGTACAAGCTGGTACGGGACGAGATGACGGGGCTGCTGCTGCTCACGCCGTTCCCACACCGTGAGAACGTCGAGGTGCTGAAGCTGCCGACGCGCCGGGGAACGGAGATAGTGGCGGTTTACATTCGGCATCCAATGGCCACGTCCACAGTCCTGTACTCCCATGGAAACGCCGCCGATCTCGGCCAGATGTACGAGCTCTTCATCGAGCTCAGCATCCACCTTCGTGTTAACCTCATGgg GTACGACTATTCTGGATATGGACAGTCATCTGGGAAG CCAAGTGAGCAGAATACATATTCCGATATTGAGGCTGCATACAAGTGTCTACAAGAAAGCTATGGCACCAAGCAGGAAGATATAATCCTTTATGGACAATCTGTTGGCAGTGGCCCTAGTTTGGATCTTGCAGCTAGGTTGCCTCAATTAAGAGCCGTTGTTCTGCATAGTCCCATACTTTCTGGCTTAAGGGTCATGTATCCGGTCAAGCACACATACTGGTTCGACATATATAAG AATATCGACAAAATTCCACTAGTTAATTGTCCTGTTCTCATAATCCAT GGTACTGCAGATGAAGTTGTTGATTGCTCCCATGGTAAGCAACTCTGGGAACTGTGTAAAGAGAAGTATGAACCACTGTGGCTCAATGGAGGTAACCACTGCGATTTGGAGCTATTTCCTGAGTATATTAAGCATCTGAAGAAGTTCATAACAACAGTGGAGAAGTCCACATCCCAACGATTCTCTTTCCGAAGCACAACAGATAAGTTCGAGCAGCCTCGAAAGAGTACAGATATTTTCGAAGTAACTAGAAAGAGCACTGATTGCAGAGAAAAGCCAAGGAAGAGCACAGACAGGCCTGAGAAACTGAAAAATTTGTCCAGTAATGCTGACATGTTGGAGAAATTGAGAATGTCTTTTGATCGGAAGGATAGGTCCCGGAGGAGTGTAGATTGCCATGAGAAGTCTCGAAAGAGCATCGAACATCAATTGGAAAAGGCAAGAAAAAGTGTTGATCGGCTAGACAGAATAAGGACGGGATAG
- the LOC112697274 gene encoding uncharacterized protein isoform X2: MGGVTSSMAAKFAFFPPSPPSYKLVRDEMTGLLLLTPFPHRENVEVLKLPTRRGTEIVAVYIRHPMATSTVLYSHGNAADLGQMYELFIELSIHLRVNLMGYDYSGYGQSSGKPSEQNTYSDIEAAYKCLQESYGTKQEDIILYGQSVGSGPSLDLAARLPQLRAVVLHSPILSGLRVMYPVKHTYWFDIYKNIDKIPLVNCPVLIIHMKLLIAPMVSNSGNCVKRSMNHCGSMEVTTAIWSYFLSILSI, translated from the exons ATGGGGGGAGTGACGTCATCAATGGCGGCGAAGTTCGCGTTCTTCCCGCCAAGTCCGCCGTCGTACAAGCTGGTACGGGACGAGATGACGGGGCTGCTGCTGCTCACGCCGTTCCCACACCGTGAGAACGTCGAGGTGCTGAAGCTGCCGACGCGCCGGGGAACGGAGATAGTGGCGGTTTACATTCGGCATCCAATGGCCACGTCCACAGTCCTGTACTCCCATGGAAACGCCGCCGATCTCGGCCAGATGTACGAGCTCTTCATCGAGCTCAGCATCCACCTTCGTGTTAACCTCATGgg GTACGACTATTCTGGATATGGACAGTCATCTGGGAAG CCAAGTGAGCAGAATACATATTCCGATATTGAGGCTGCATACAAGTGTCTACAAGAAAGCTATGGCACCAAGCAGGAAGATATAATCCTTTATGGACAATCTGTTGGCAGTGGCCCTAGTTTGGATCTTGCAGCTAGGTTGCCTCAATTAAGAGCCGTTGTTCTGCATAGTCCCATACTTTCTGGCTTAAGGGTCATGTATCCGGTCAAGCACACATACTGGTTCGACATATATAAG AATATCGACAAAATTCCACTAGTTAATTGTCCTGTTCTCATAATCCAT ATGAAGTTGTTGATTGCTCCCATGGTAAGCAACTCTGGGAACTGTGTAAAGAGAAGTATGAACCACTGTGGCTCAATGGAGGTAACCACTGCGATTTGGAGCTATTTCCTGAGTATATTAAGCATCTGA